The window TGGCGTTtgaattgttatttttgttccAAATCATTGTCACATCATTTCAGATCAtagtttgtaataattttttagacctttgataattttgaaaaaaaaaaatttgcaactatGAAACAAATgaggtatttttttaaaagaaatgccAAATGTCttgtaatttattgtttaaaaggAAAGCTACCTTTGAACTCGTCCCATCAATTTTCAccttatttttatcaaattagaCCCTATCATCTATTCAAGTTTTGACAGAAAAGGAGTATTAAAATCCCTATAACTCACTGATTTCAATAATATCAAagtttctacaaatttaaagttcaaTCGTGCATAAACTAGGAATTGAAGAATTTTGCCAAGTTTTGaatgtcattttctttgaaatcttATCAATTTTGCGTTacaaagaaaatgacattcaaaatcacaaaaacataaatggCCCAAAATGTTGGTTTCAGTATAAATTTACATCTACGCCTATAACGATGGTTAGTGCCAAACTTTTCTTGAGTCAACACACTATTCCATAAAATTACCGACTGAACAGTAATCTCCAAgaaatgaaactttttttgtttgtaccATTGACAAAGAAACAAGTTAGTCCACACCAAGGTAAATTTAGCTCAAAAAGATCTTCCATTCAACAATGATCGGCAACACATGAAAGACGAAGCTGACAAAGTGAAAAGGATGGATATCTATGTGTGAAACTTTGTTCATCCTTGAAGCACTATTGACATGTCATTTGATTCGAACCCACGTTGATGCAGTCATTGTAccaaaagaagatgaaaaagagagaaaaatgtgaACAAAGTGATTTGCAAAGAGGTGACACCCTGGCCATCTATTCATCATCATCTCCCACAAAGCCTTTCTTTACACGCCCTTCAGCATTTACTCAAATTGTCTCTTCAAACCAAAGTGTCATCAAATCATAATAATACACAAGACTATTGTTTCCACAACACACTAAATATACACTTACAAATTACAAGAACATATCCACTACATGTTGCtatgttaataattaaaacaatgttCATTTTCACCACCCATCTTATTCCcaagtttgtttcttttttatacttCCAAACTTAATACAACGAATCTAGGTAACTGTAATTTCTGCGTCTGTGGTACTCAAGAAGGCTACCATATGTTCGATCCCATACTCCAATGAAAAGTGATTCTGTGTCTGGACTAAATGATACACCGGAGATTTCTCCGAAAAAGTCAATTTCTTGCTCTTTCTCATACCCACTTTTAACGTCAAACACATGCACAAAGTCTGCAGGTTCTGCCATTGCCATGTACCGACCATCAGAGGAATAGCGGATGGACCGAATGGCTCCAAGGTTGCCTTTCAGAGCAGCAACTGACTTTGATAAATTTCTTACATCCCAAATCCTACAAGTTTTGTCCTGGTTCCCAGTGGCAAAGGTAATGCCATCGGAATGCCATGCTGATGCAAATGAAAAATCCAAGTGTCCACTTAGAGATGCAACTGTCTGCAAGGAGCATGTACTTTAATAAGTCAGAAGATGATTTACCAAAACAACGATCCTGTAGACGATATTACGGAGTACTACCTTTCCAGTTTGTGAGTCCACCAATAAGCCTTCAGGATTGTCACCAACAATCACAAGAAGTTTACCATCTGGATTCAAAGCGGCATGctgaaatatttattcaacAAAGCACCAATATGACCCATTAGATCTGGATATGAGCCTCAAGTGTGTGATAATATACAAGTTAAAATGAACATTTCAACACCCCAAGGTCTGGAACATGACCTTGAACATGCTTCctatgtaaaatttgaatatctaCACACTTAACGTACACGAATAATGTAAATAGCCATCAAGATGGGCCATGCAAGCATTGACAACCAAAAGTTGCAACACATTGTCTTTCTACTCACTAAACTTTTCGTAACTTTCAATACCAacgaaaataacaaaagttattgaaataattgagaataaaatatcacgtggaaaagtaaaaatagGTAAGCATTGATCAACTAATTGAAAACAGGAGAACACAAGGGTGTTCCGTTTAGTTGTTTATAAAACGGAGAAGTAGAATTCAGAGGACTTACATTAACCGGCCAAGGAAAACAAAAGTGCTTAGAAAGCTGAAATTTCTCCATATCAAAATCTCGGACTCCAGAATCATTATTCGAAGCAGTGAAATGAATTGCACCactgaaaattttggaatacGTTCAATAATGTTTGTAGAAGGAAAAACGTATGAAACCAGCTTATCCAAGAGAGCATGAAAATATACCTAGCGCTAGTGTATATCTCAACAGCATTAGTTATAGCATTATCATCATAAGTTGTTCTGAAACAAAAACTAACGCCTGGGCGGTCTAGATGCTGCAATAAAGCAAGATAGAAACAAACATTaaccataataataataattataatcacAAAACTCAACGAAAAACTTTTCATCAACTGAGAGTTCTTTCTTTATAGTTATATTAGGAAGACATATGAAGGTTGGAAGCCC of the Cucumis sativus cultivar 9930 chromosome 3, Cucumber_9930_V3, whole genome shotgun sequence genome contains:
- the LOC101218407 gene encoding uncharacterized WD repeat-containing protein C2A9.03, which encodes MSHYHEDDTDYMADEYEMEDIDDDMDDECHDREDEGSDSDADEFNSSSRIVDTTAAQARRGIDIQGIPWERLSITREKYRKTRLEQYKNYENIPNSGEGSEKDCKVTDKACSYYEFCRNSRSVKSTILHFQLRNLVWSTSKHDAYLLSNFSVIHWSSLSYTKSDVLNVAGHVAPTEKHPGSLLEGFTQTQVSTLAVKDKLLVAGGFQGELICKHLDRPGVSFCFRTTYDDNAITNAVEIYTSASGAIHFTASNNDSGVRDFDMEKFQLSKHFCFPWPVNHAALNPDGKLLVIVGDNPEGLLVDSQTGKTVASLSGHLDFSFASAWHSDGITFATGNQDKTCRIWDVRNLSKSVAALKGNLGAIRSIRYSSDGRYMAMAEPADFVHVFDVKSGYEKEQEIDFFGEISGVSFSPDTESLFIGVWDRTYGSLLEYHRRRNYSYLDSLY